One Nostoc sp. CENA543 genomic window, CTATTTTAATAGTGATGACTATCATCCTATGCAGCCATCATCGGCTGATATTATTTTGAGACAGCAACTAGAGTATTCGATTAGCAGGTATTTTTACGACGCTTGCGATCGCACTCTAAAAAATCTGTTGTCTAATTGTAGGTGGTACGTCACAACTCAAGCCAATGCTATGACATTGGTGATTGAATGTCCAGATCAAGTTACGAATTGGCGGGTACTACAAAAACTCGTACCAATGGGTAAATTACTCAACCAAATCGTTAGCAGTGCTAAGATTCGCGTTTGTCCCCCAGAGAGTGAAGGTGTACCCTTTGAAATGAGGGTAGATGAACTTTCTGTGTATCGTGATATGGCTTGAAAGGAAGCAGAGGGCAAAAGAATTCAAAATTCAAAATTCAAAATTAAAGAATATTTGTATTTTGGTTTTTTATTCTCTATGCCCTATGCCCTATCATAATTACGAATTATTTGAGTGATTTTTTCAAATACCAAATCAGCAGCATTTTGCACCACAGGACTTAAATCTAGTCCAAAATCAAGACTCACAGCTTCAATTAAATAAACAATTACATCTTGCGGGAAATCATCGGGAAAGATTTTCTTTCCCGCAGCTATAGCATGATCCCAACGAAAATCATGCAGGTTATAACTAGGTTCTGGTAACGTTGCTAATTCTTCTCCAGGAACTAGAAAGACTGCACCAGGTTCTGAACCTGTGGAACTAGCATCTATAATTACTAATTTTTTACTACCCCTAGCCTGAAACATTACCTCCATCCCGGCTGTTCCACAGTCATATATTTGTACGTTAGGATGAGGATTTTCAGCTAGGTATTTTTGTAGGCGTTGGGCAATGATTACGCCTACAGCATCATCGCTGCGATTGAGATTTCCACAACCAATTATTGTTAGCATCTTGATTAATTTATTTAAGATAAACCAGCATCTCGACGCTGCCAAAACTCATCTCGCGTAGCCTGAACTTGCAGAAGTTTACCCTTTCTAACTTCATCTAAGTTAGCTTGTAGATGAGAAATAATCGACTTTTCTATTTCTAGATACTTAATACTACGAACAGTATGAACAGGCTGTACTAAAGATACTAAAGCTGCACCAAATTTTGTAATTACAATTTCCTCTGTTTGCCCAGAATATTGTTTACCAGTTTTAACATACCAAGCAAACATTTCACAGTTGTTAGAGTGGACATTATAAGCACCAAATATATCAGCATATTCATAAATACGTTTTAGTTCTTCTGGAGTGAGTTCAACTTTTCCTTGCCACTCAACACCAGCAGTACCCCAACCTACAGAATTATTAAAATTACCATCTTCACTAAGGTAATAGTGGCGAGCAATTCCAAGTGTAGAATTAATCGGGATGCTGTAAATACTAACCATCAGTTATTATAATAAAGGTTTAGATTAATTAAGATTATAAATGAGAAGTAGATATGCGTAAATAAATATAATATATTCCGTCATTCTGAGCGTTCGCTTCTCTTCGAGACGCGAACGCGAACGCAAAGAATCTGGTATTGCTTCGCTTCGCGAACACAATCACATCTAAAGTGCATAAAACTAATTGTGGGAACATATGATGACTTGTCATGTTTCATCATTACCCACAATTAAGGTATCAAGCCCAATGGCTAAACTACAGTTCTCAATTAGTAAAATCGCCGCAGTTATTACTACTTTAGTTACACTCAGTTTTTCAGCTACCCAGACTCACGCTTCTTGTGCTGCTCCTTTGTCTGGTGGTAATTTTGAAGGACAGACTAGCCAAAGAGTTTCTAGTCCTTGGGTTGGTGAGGGTAGAGTTGGTATTGATGTTGGTGCGGGATACAGTCATTCTGGCAGAAATAACGCTTGGATGCGGAATGTTTCGGGATGGAATGGTATTCGTCAGCGTGTCAG contains:
- a CDS encoding NC domain-containing protein; this encodes MVSIYSIPINSTLGIARHYYLSEDGNFNNSVGWGTAGVEWQGKVELTPEELKRIYEYADIFGAYNVHSNNCEMFAWYVKTGKQYSGQTEEIVITKFGAALVSLVQPVHTVRSIKYLEIEKSIISHLQANLDEVRKGKLLQVQATRDEFWQRRDAGLS
- a CDS encoding hydrogenase maturation protease, which codes for MLTIIGCGNLNRSDDAVGVIIAQRLQKYLAENPHPNVQIYDCGTAGMEVMFQARGSKKLVIIDASSTGSEPGAVFLVPGEELATLPEPSYNLHDFRWDHAIAAGKKIFPDDFPQDVIVYLIEAVSLDFGLDLSPVVQNAADLVFEKITQIIRNYDRA